From Solanum lycopersicum chromosome 4, SLM_r2.1:
GCTTCTGCACATCGTAAGAAAAGGACACTGAGGAAGGTTTACAAGAATATAAATAGCAACCTCATCTCTAAATAATATACAAGCTAAATAAATGCAAACTAAAGAGCATATGCTTTCATGAGATACAAAGGATGGAGCCATAGCTGATTACTGAAGTCTATTTTTAGAGGTTGATACTTAAGTGAGAAATAAACTACCCGGGGTTACTTAAACACCATAGCTTGGCACAACTTCTGAATTTCTTGAATATATAATAGAACGTCTAAACCACGATAAGATAATCTGGATAGTTGAGTATTTTTTATCCATATGGCTCATTTTGTTTCTTACACGATATAAGCAGGCTCACAGACCATTGAATTTAGTGAACTAAACTTACCTTTGCTCTTTGCAGTGATGACTGGATGACAAAGTTACCATAAGGGTCCATGAGTAGCATTGAACCACTTGGATTACTGAGAAGCTCCGTGATAATTCTCGTGGAGTGCTCATCTCCTGACTCGAGGATAATTTTCTCAACAACATTACTAGCATACTTATTGCATGAGAGAGTCAGAAAGTTTCCTTGAAGCCTATCAATTAAAATATCTGTAACTCTTGGTAACTTCAGCCCCACAAGATGTTGCACCACATAGTTGCTAGATGAAATGAAACGTAAGAGCAATTAGACCTATATAGATACTTCACCTTCACACATTACATAAgcaagagaaaaagaaaacaagccATACCCATATTGATCTTCTGATAGCTGCACTGCATTTGTCAATATCTCAGCAATTATGCTATCTCTGAGTTCTCCACCAGCAGATTCTACGCATGACTGTATCACACAGCACCCACTTTTTTGGGTAGCAATTGCAAAGCAGTTATTTGCAATTTCATAGAGAAGAGGCTGCAATATGCAGTGAACTAGTGAGATACTTGCAggcaaaaaaaaagttaaacagAAGCACTAATCAAGCTAATGGAAGAGGCAGGCTACAGGGGAACACCCGACACCTTATACAGAGAAATGGGACATGAGAGTGATTGTAAGCAAGGGTTTATTTATATTCGGCAAAAATATGAGTAAAGCGgaatatataaattacattCTAGTAACAATATAGGAaagcaataaattaaaaaacactTATCTTGAGAGAATTTGCATAACAACAATTTGCAGACATGAAGGATAACCAACAGAAGCCAGCGTAATTTAATTTACTGGAAGTAACAAGAATTTTCATCTGTTATGCCTACCTACTCCTTTGAaccaatattatatatatgtgaactttttctttcttcacaGCGTTTTTCCATCTACatagatttattatttcaacTCTATCAAGGTTATATCTAATAAAATCAGAACTTTCATGTTACATTTTATTGGTACCTAACTATATATAAACAGTTAAAGTTAGTTGGTACACAATCAATGAACTAACCTCTAATCTCAAATTAGAAGGAGCAAGCTACACGACTAAATCATACCAAGCAACCTTACTTCATTTTATCCTCTATGGGGCAGTTTGATTGCAAGGATTAGGGGTTACCCGATATAGATTTGGTACTAATTTGTTAAGTGTATAGTTGTATGCATTAGCTAAAACCAGGATACAGTTTATACAAAAATCAAGGGACAGAAGGTTGGATCGTTATCCTGGTAATAATCCAAGGGTTATATTTCTGGGATGTGACCTTGTTTTGAGCCAAACGACCCATGTGTTGTCTGCACCGTCTAGGGTATGATTATTTCTAATATTGTGTAATCATCAACTTAGATCAAATTCAGACAATCCTTAATAAATTTAGATTCACCCACCATTGAAAGTCTCTATTCTTACATTAAGTATATAAATTTCAAACAACAAGGACTTAGGGTTCTGCATTCCATGTTTCAATAAGAAAGAATAATGTGAAATATAATATTCTACAAGCATATGCATGTTATCATCCTCTAGTGTTACCTTAGAGAAATGTCTTCCTGAAAGGTTCTAGCAAGCGTACAAGGAGAGCTAAACAAgaacaaattaaaacaattcATCACAATGCATTAAAGAGCAGCAATGAAACTAGTTGTGTCTTCCTATGTCATTTCGGACTCTTCATATATGTTGGATAGCATGAGTGTGGTTGAAATTTTTGGAGGATTTAACCAGGGTGTTATTGCATTTTTGGAGAGTCAGAGCAACATAGTGCCTTCTATAACAAAAGCTAAAGGCATTAACTTTTTACAACCCCCACCTAATGTTCAAGGAAATTCTTCATTTAGTCATTGACATTATATACAAATAGCAATTGTCTAAAACAGACCAGCAGGCTCAGCAAAACTCACCGCATGCTCGAACTTGATATAGGCACACATATATACATGCAAAAGGATAAAAAAGGTACATACATGAAAGAAAACAACCCACTGAATTAGAATCTTAATCTGCCGCCATGTACATAGGCTAAATTTTCCATGAAGAAGTACTTAAGTTAGAGAAGAAACCAATGACAGTTAGTATTTTCAGTAAGACGGCTCAAAACATGAAGAAATAAACACACAAAGTCAAAAAAggttcaacatctactatatagataaatagTATAAACCTATGTTGCTCGAACCATTATCAGAGAATCCAACACAGGTGAGGTGCAACTTAGGTACAAACATATAAGATAATATACCATATATAAACTGTTTAATTTTCACCAAGGGGTTCGGATGATATAAACCTATGTTGGTGCAGGGTCTAAAGTGAAGAGTGCAACTTAGgtataaacataaaaaagaacaaccatatttaaattgtttaatgTTGCTCAGACTATTCAAAAGAGTAAGCAGGTACGTGTTGGGTTATACCAAAGTAAACCCACATAAGTTAGCATAACTTagacataaacaaaaaaaaaagaattcttcACGGGTTTCAATGAACTATCACTTGATTCTACCTTGTTCCGCCCCTACATACAACTAGTTTAAACAAGCAATTGCTTTACACTAAACCATACCATATATGACACAAGAAGGTATTGTACTTTCTCTTGTGTACCAGTTGTACACATGGACGAgaacaaaaaatcaaactttttcAACTCTTTCTTTATTGACAAAAACATAGAATAAAGACCTCAATTTCAATACAGTAGTAATTTAATAAAAGGTGGGGCACACAGAAAGTAAGAAAAAGACAATTCCAATCACACAAATTCTTCAAGAATTATGAATTTGTTTACCCTTATATACTCAGGAGGGTATGTCTTCACACAAAATTGTATCACGTGTTGACCACTTTGATCATTAGCCAATGCAACAGCAACAGGAGCTATAGCagataaaattatgtatatttgatGTGGGGTAAGAACATTGTCCAACAATTTCTGCATTGCTCGAGCcctagtaaaataataatacaatccCACCGAGTTAGAGAGTTTATTTTTGATAGATCGTAAAAAGAAAGACAAATTTTTAATGAGACATACCCATGTTGGCTGAAACAGATACCAATAAACTGGTGGGTATTTCTTGTTATTGCTTGAATAATAGTGGTCCTCTGTTGCTCGTTACATACAGCAAAAAGTTTTTGAATAACATAACTACCAGATTGATTCTTCATCAGATCGCTAACACACACAATCAATTCGCTAAGAATAGCTCCAATTTCTTCATTATTCCCTTTGTCAAGCTTAGATTGAAGCAATTTGCTTCCTTGTTGATCCTTAGCAAAAGCAACCATTTTTCCTCTCAATTCACTACCAATTTGGTTATACATCGAAATGGATGACCCAATTCGAAAATTGTTTGACATGATACCGTTGTTATATCTATATGACATCAATGGTGCCGTGTTGGGCAagaaaccaccaccaccaacaccACCAAAAGCAGCAAGAGAGTAACCATTGTAGTCAGGAAGTTCATAGTTAAGTCTCAGGTAGTCATTATCAatcaatggtgatgatggttcTGAATAGTACCATGGCTGTGATCGAACTCCACCACCACCAGCAGCTAGAGGTTGAGATTGATTCAGAATGTTCGGGCCCACAGTCAGATTCTGGTGGGCCCCATTAATTGCATTCTGGGCCCGGATTAAACCCTGCAAGTCAGCACCATTGTTGAGCCTTTCTTGAGCTCTAAACCCTGTTAAAATTTCATCATCATACAAACCAGCCGCCGGAGAAGGAACACCAAACGACGGAAGAGGAACCTGTTCATCATCAAGCCTTAAACCGCCGAACAAAGATTCAAGAGGTGGACCACTGTTTGTGACGCTACGAGGATGAAATTCTTGAAACCCATTCCGGTTAAGTTGGTGGCCGGAGTTATTTTCCGGCGAACGTTTTTCCATGATCGGAGATTTTAGTTTgttaacaaagaagaagaagaaaaaaaatagaggggTTTTTAGTTTTACCCTATTTCTTGGGGGTTCTATAAATAAGGGAATTTTagttaatttagaaaaaattaaggCTAATTTAATTATGGTTAAAAGAAGAGATAAATAAGGGAAGAGATTGAAGAGttagagaagaagagaaacacTGTATTCGAATCTCATGCAATATTTGGTAAATTTGGATTTTAGTTTCGTTTAACACTAACTCtcacctttttttattttgacttcaaaatattttgacttaaatattgataaaatattatagtgACACGTGGAATTAAAATAGTGGAAATATTATTGTTTGAGATTAGTACTGAATCAAAGTATAAATTTACGGAGAATTATACTCctatttaaattgaaaaatataatggaAGAAGTACATATGTAGTGGAAGTATAATTATAGTTGAATTGAGAAATATAAGATAGAGAGAAAGTATAATTATAGttgaattgaaaaataatagatatattgTTATTTGAGATTAGTAGTGAATTAAAGCGTAAATTTACGAAGGATTATACTCctatttaaattgatatatatgatatgaacGTATATTTGATGCAAAAATATGGAGAATTATGTTTGAATTGAAATACAAATACGAAAGAGGTACATATGATGCGAAAGTATAACAAGagatatatgtaaattatttttgatattataggaatatattttacattttttgataaaatttgaaatatataaattataagaaatagTCAACAAGGTATATATGACGTGAAAATATAACAAGAGATACAtgtaagttatttttatattataaaaatgttatttacacttttttataaaatttagtgtatataaattatatttaatttatatgatagatataatatttgatatatgtaaattattgaATAACTAAAGTTAACATAAAACTAATTGTAAAATTGACGTGATCAttgaataaacaaaattaacataaaactataatatattaattctaattacatcataacataaaagtagaaaaaaaatgtgCATATTGAAAAAATGGATAACAAACcagattttgaaaatttcaaaataagagGTTAGAGAAAAAATGGTCAATAATTTATCAAGTATTTATGTATTAGGCTAACCTTACGTAATTTCGTAATTTTGAAAAgcacttctctttttttttcagaatttctttttgaaaactaTTGTTGGATAATtagtttgaaataaatatttttttaatcaatattagAGCATTAATTGAACGTACCAAGGTTCCaaattctcattttctttttttttttgctattatTATTCAAGAGGTCAAgtcaatcatcaatttcaaaAGCAAAAATACAACTGAGTTATCTAGTTTATAGGGAAAAAATGAGGATAcaagatatgaaatttttatataatacaaattatgtatttatttattgagaaaataaatatgttataaATCTAAAAAAGATCTTGTGGATTATTTTTtccaactattttttttttgttttatgcgaaaatacaaaatatctcatataaaataattgaaaatacttgatacttttcaaattaattaattgttaaacaacttttaattatttgggATTACTTATTGTTTAATTCTGAAATTTGACCATGCTAATTTTCTAACggttattaaattttattcattattagttcattttatgtttattatatatatctaaacTAATTTCGAAATAACATAGTCTTTTGAATTTAAgtcattaataataaatatactctttattttatgttattttatatgtcTTATATATAATCTgttctaattttatattaattattttattcataatgaGAAGTTTTCAGAATTGTCGAAATGACACGAAGATGATGAAGTGATTAAAAAGTATTGAATGAatacatgtctttttttttagtatCGATATTTGCACATTTTTTTGAATATCGAGTTGAAGAACAAAGTCAATTCAAAAGAATTATAGATACAACgtcattgaaataaatatttttaggatTCTAATACAaagatattattatacaaatatttgcAAATTATTAAACATCAACGAAATATTTTCACAACAAGATGgacaaaaattttcaagtatttaTGCGTTCTCTAACTTGTTAAGTTAACCTTATGTAATTTGCTAattttgaaagttttttttttgttggacacttacttctcaaaaaaactatttttggagagcactaatttttatttaattaatttgaagtaaatgacctttttaatatgaaaagattAATTGAACTAAACCAatgtttgaagttttttttttttttttttttttttaaagaaaagttttctttttcatcttttttgaaAACAACTTTTgctattaaaattcaaaagaaccttttttttttgttcctaAAATCTTGATCAATTCAAAAGTTGTCTTTcttcaattaatattttaccattttctaatatatagatatatatatatatatatatggtcaaGTCAATCCCCTAGTGTACCTATTTCAAGAGCAAATAGTATAAATGATTTATCTAGTCAATGTTACGAGTAATCTCAAATAAGTTTTGGTTCAatgtgatataaaaaaaattattgcatttgaattaatatttaaatagaaaACGATTATCAGTTTTAACACAACTCAACTACAACTCAACCGCATATAAATTAATATCCAAATGGGAAGGATAATTTTAGTACAACTCAACTACGTTTGaattaatattcaaataaaatacaGAATTAATTTTATCTGATTTTACTTGTAGATGTGTTTTAATACAACTCAACCGCGTTCGAATTAATATTCAAATGGGAaggaattaataattttaacacaACTCAATCACGTTTGaattaacatttaaataaaatacaaaattaattttatctgaTTCTACTTATAAACGTGTTTTCACGAGTAATTACTGATTTggaatttaaatttattcatgaaCCATGGTTAGTAACTTAGTATTATGACCAATAccaatttttatgaaatgttaactGTTGCTTGGCAATAGGAATTACATAGTCGAGGAAGGAATAActctttttcatacttttttttcttttcaaaaaaggaaaaatactaactttttttttgcgaattttgataaatattattttgacattataaattacaatttttttttatattgatatcatgtataataaatcttaaaatattaattaaaatttatataatttgatttttttttaaaaaaaatatgaaatcaaaaaAGGAAGATCAGGAGTAAGATTTAAAGAAAGTGAAATATAATTAACTCCCGAATGGCCAGAAAATGTTATAAgtgtataataattttttttataaactgtttttttttccatttttttagttaaaaggtATTAAcgttaaaagaataaaaatattcaaaaaaaataaaataatataattaaatatcattctgatcaaattttctattcaatttttcttttcggTTCATATtgtgccaattttttttatatgaataattGAAACTCGTATATATAGATATAGGAAGTGTTAAACTTCCAAGAAGGGAGAAAATAACgtactaaaataattaattgaataataattcacatgtgaacaagagaattaaaggatGATAGTGAATTGGTTTGAttcaaatgaaatattattactattaatactATTTCActctaatttcaatttttacattGTGTAATTATTATGTCTCTTAGTCTTTTATAGCAATACACATAATTTCAAGGAAATGGTCTCTTATAAGTTATAACACttgcaaatttaatttattttttaaaaaaaaatttatatagattaaaaaaaaaatcatttgtatATAGCCATAGTTTCACCACTTATGACTTTATGAAGGTGTtgaattaaataatcaattatttataggtttttatgattaaaattttaaattttacttattttaatatgtgtttcttttatcaaaattattttttcaaaatattacttTTGAGAGTATCGATGTTTTGCTAATATTAAAGATACGATTTGTGgttaatcaaaatttcaaagtaTTCATAAATAGAAACACATTTTGTGATTGgtcaatatttcaaaaaaaattatgcaaaaaaaaattgttaacaaTTTTTACTATTCACTAAATTAAGCActttttaaaaaggaataagaacacttttcttt
This genomic window contains:
- the LOC101256482 gene encoding pumilio homolog 12-like; translated protein: MEKRSPENNSGHQLNRNGFQEFHPRSVTNSGPPLESLFGGLRLDDEQVPLPSFGVPSPAAGLYDDEILTGFRAQERLNNGADLQGLIRAQNAINGAHQNLTVGPNILNQSQPLAAGGGGVRSQPWYYSEPSSPLIDNDYLRLNYELPDYNGYSLAAFGGVGGGGFLPNTAPLMSYRYNNGIMSNNFRIGSSISMYNQIGSELRGKMVAFAKDQQGSKLLQSKLDKGNNEEIGAILSELIVCVSDLMKNQSGSYVIQKLFAVCNEQQRTTIIQAITRNTHQFIGICFSQHGARAMQKLLDNVLTPHQIYIILSAIAPVAVALANDQSGQHVIQFCVKTYPPEYIRPLLYEIANNCFAIATQKSGCCVIQSCVESAGGELRDSIIAEILTNAVQLSEDQYGNYVVQHLVGLKLPRVTDILIDRLQGNFLTLSCNKYASNVVEKIILESGDEHSTRIITELLSNPSGSMLLMDPYGNFVIQSSLQRAKGILLEALYNLIDIHAASMKSNMYGKKVLDRLASRKEQMHCTRLFMSDRYKLTRQ